One stretch of Caldisericia bacterium DNA includes these proteins:
- the hutI gene encoding imidazolonepropionase, with the protein MRESSDLLIYNIKEIVTPFDFKLKRGKDLSKLKIIENGGISIKSGKIVCVSTTEEVLDRFESENIIDLKNENIVLPGFVDPHTHLIFGGSREEEFLARISGEPYLSIQKKGGGIYKTQKDTTDLDEIELIKITKERINLGNLYGILTFEIKSGYGLYIDKEIKLLKIIKKLKEELNSKIISTFLLHLVPKDIDKKVFISEVLEKLPQLREDNLFDFIDIFIEEGAFLLDDAIKILEISQKLNINVSLHVDQFNRFGASKLAINYNIKSLSHLDLTSDTELEELSKTETVGIIFPLERFVFKREENRGRKLIDMGIPLALSTDFNPGTSPSLNFPLILSLGIIREGLKIEEAINASTINSAYALNIQKDVGSIEIGKRADLIILNLSSYKQIPYFVGMNFTKYVIINGEVIRIDR; encoded by the coding sequence ATGAGAGAGAGTTCTGATTTATTAATATATAATATAAAAGAGATTGTAACACCTTTTGATTTTAAATTAAAAAGAGGTAAAGATTTAAGTAAGTTAAAAATAATAGAAAATGGAGGAATTTCTATTAAAAGTGGAAAAATTGTTTGTGTTTCAACAACTGAAGAAGTTCTTGATAGATTTGAAAGCGAAAACATAATTGATTTAAAAAATGAGAATATTGTATTACCTGGTTTTGTAGATCCTCATACACATTTGATTTTTGGAGGTTCAAGAGAAGAAGAATTTTTAGCAAGGATTTCTGGTGAGCCATATCTTTCAATTCAAAAAAAGGGTGGTGGAATTTATAAAACTCAAAAAGACACAACAGATTTAGATGAAATTGAGCTTATTAAAATAACAAAAGAAAGAATAAATTTAGGAAATTTATATGGAATTCTTACTTTTGAAATAAAAAGTGGTTATGGACTTTATATTGACAAAGAGATTAAACTACTAAAAATAATTAAAAAATTGAAAGAAGAATTAAATTCTAAAATTATATCAACATTTTTACTTCATCTTGTTCCTAAAGATATAGATAAAAAAGTTTTTATAAGTGAAGTTTTAGAAAAATTACCCCAATTAAGAGAAGATAATCTTTTCGATTTTATTGATATTTTTATTGAAGAAGGCGCATTTTTATTAGATGATGCTATAAAAATTTTAGAAATTTCTCAAAAATTAAACATTAATGTTTCTCTTCATGTTGACCAATTCAATAGATTTGGTGCCTCAAAACTTGCAATAAATTATAATATAAAATCTCTTTCACACCTAGATTTAACTTCAGATACAGAACTCGAAGAACTCAGTAAGACAGAAACCGTTGGAATAATTTTTCCTCTTGAAAGATTTGTTTTTAAAAGAGAAGAGAATAGGGGTAGAAAGTTAATTGATATGGGGATTCCATTAGCACTTTCAACAGATTTTAATCCTGGAACATCACCCTCATTAAATTTTCCATTAATTTTATCTTTAGGTATAATTAGAGAAGGATTAAAAATAGAAGAAGCAATAAATGCATCAACAATAAATAGTGCTTATGCTTTGAATATTCAAAAAGATGTAGGATCAATTGAGATAGGCAAAAGAGCTGATTTAATAATTTTAAACCTAAGTAGTTATAAACAGATACCATATTTTGTTGGTATGAATTTTACAAAATATGTAATAATTAATGGTGAGGTGATAAGAATTGATAGATAA
- the folE gene encoding GTP cyclohydrolase I FolE codes for MIDKQKIKKAVEMIIEAIGENKEREGLKDTPERIGDMYEEIFRGLHEDPREHLKNGFVEEKHHEMVILRNITFFSMCEHHFLPFFGKTHIGYIPNKKIVGISKIARVVDSISRKPQLQERLTSEIADVIYEEVQPLGLGVVIEAEHLCMVMRGVKKMGSLIVTSAIRGGFEKYASTRSEFLMLISKGNNEF; via the coding sequence TTGATAGATAAACAAAAGATCAAAAAAGCAGTTGAAATGATTATTGAAGCAATTGGAGAGAATAAAGAGAGAGAGGGTTTAAAAGATACTCCTGAAAGAATAGGAGATATGTATGAAGAAATTTTCAGAGGTCTCCATGAAGACCCAAGAGAGCATTTAAAAAATGGCTTTGTTGAAGAAAAACACCATGAGATGGTAATTTTAAGAAATATCACCTTTTTCTCAATGTGTGAACATCATTTTCTTCCTTTTTTTGGGAAAACGCATATAGGGTACATTCCAAACAAAAAAATTGTAGGAATCTCTAAAATTGCAAGAGTTGTTGATTCTATCTCTAGAAAACCACAACTTCAGGAGAGATTAACAAGCGAAATTGCAGATGTAATATATGAAGAGGTCCAACCATTAGGACTTGGGGTTGTAATTGAAGCAGAACACCTCTGTATGGTTATGAGAGGAGTTAAAAAAATGGGAAGTTTAATTGTTACCTCTGCAATAAGGGGTGGGTTTGAAAAGTATGCTTCAACAAGAAGTGAATTTCTAATGTTAATTTCAAAAGGAAACAATGAATTTTAG
- the folP gene encoding dihydropteroate synthase, whose protein sequence is MNFRIRELNLKDFEKQKILRELSVHPIGISIMKDKMILKLMKVEGIDTRAANILKQECLSLGGDCAIPHSAYNLKDERVDCIIIGTLSIYKKLIPKLKLQPFGLKIIAEELERILFNEKINKTKIGDKIFEWGKKTYIMGIINLTPDSFSEDGLYGENFIDNAIGLATLMVEWGADLIDIGGESTRPGSSPISYEEERERVIPVLKRLVKEIDVPISVDTYKPQIAKEALEIGASLINDTHALRFDNEMVKIVSKYNVPIILMHSIDGRGGKPPNENYYKDVILDIKQFFYERIEYAFDNGIKRENIILDPGIGFGKGVKDNIEIIKNISVFKSLGQPILIGASRKSFIGEILSLPVYERVEGTIAACLKAVEEGVDILRVHDVKEVKRAVKMYDEFVRGKDENIS, encoded by the coding sequence ATGAATTTTAGAATAAGAGAGTTAAACTTAAAAGATTTTGAAAAACAAAAGATTTTAAGGGAACTATCTGTACACCCTATTGGTATTTCAATAATGAAAGATAAGATGATCTTAAAATTAATGAAAGTTGAAGGAATTGATACAAGAGCTGCAAATATTTTAAAACAGGAATGTCTATCTCTTGGTGGAGATTGTGCAATTCCTCATAGTGCATATAATCTTAAAGATGAAAGAGTAGATTGTATAATTATTGGCACATTATCAATTTATAAAAAACTAATTCCAAAATTAAAACTTCAACCTTTTGGATTAAAAATTATTGCTGAAGAGTTAGAAAGAATTTTATTTAATGAAAAAATAAATAAAACAAAAATAGGAGATAAAATTTTTGAATGGGGTAAAAAAACTTACATTATGGGAATAATAAATCTAACCCCAGATTCTTTTTCAGAAGATGGACTATATGGAGAAAATTTTATAGATAATGCAATAGGTTTAGCAACACTAATGGTTGAATGGGGTGCAGATTTAATAGATATTGGGGGTGAATCCACAAGACCAGGTTCATCTCCTATCTCTTATGAAGAAGAAAGAGAAAGAGTTATTCCTGTTTTAAAAAGATTAGTTAAAGAAATTGATGTTCCAATATCAGTTGATACATATAAACCTCAAATTGCGAAAGAAGCACTTGAAATTGGAGCAAGTTTAATTAATGATACACACGCTTTAAGATTCGATAATGAGATGGTAAAAATTGTAAGTAAATACAATGTACCTATTATTTTAATGCATTCAATAGATGGAAGGGGAGGTAAACCACCAAATGAAAATTATTATAAAGATGTAATTTTAGATATAAAACAATTTTTTTATGAGAGAATTGAATATGCATTTGATAATGGAATAAAAAGAGAAAATATTATATTAGACCCTGGAATTGGTTTTGGCAAAGGAGTAAAAGATAATATTGAAATCATTAAAAATATAAGTGTTTTTAAATCTTTAGGTCAACCAATTTTAATTGGTGCTAGTAGAAAAAGTTTCATTGGCGAAATCCTTTCATTGCCAGTTTATGAAAGAGTTGAAGGTACAATAGCTGCATGTCTTAAAGCAGTTGAAGAGGGAGTAGATATCTTAAGAGTTCATGATGTAAAGGAAGTTAAAAGAGCGGTTAAAATGTATGATGAATTTGTAAGGGGTAAAGATGAAAATATATCTTAA
- the folB gene encoding dihydroneopterin aldolase: protein MKIYLKGMEFYAYHGAIKEENLLGQRFVVDLEIESDIPELDDLKNTVDYTDIYKKTKDIVENFKFKLIETLAKEIGKKLLEDKRIKTITVRVEKISPPIKGILEKVGVEVILKNDSNIF from the coding sequence ATGAAAATATATCTTAAAGGAATGGAATTTTATGCATATCATGGAGCAATTAAAGAAGAAAATTTGCTAGGTCAAAGATTTGTCGTTGATCTTGAAATAGAGAGTGACATACCAGAGTTAGATGATTTAAAAAATACTGTTGATTATACAGATATTTATAAAAAAACAAAAGATATAGTTGAAAACTTTAAATTTAAACTAATTGAAACTCTTGCAAAAGAAATTGGAAAAAAACTTCTTGAAGATAAAAGAATAAAAACTATAACTGTTAGAGTAGAAAAAATTTCGCCTCCAATAAAAGGAATTCTTGAAAAAGTTGGTGTTGAGGTAATTTTAAAAAATGATTCTAATATTTTTTGA
- a CDS encoding 3'-5' exonuclease — MILIFFDIETTGLNPEYNKLIEIGCIKVSDGILKETFSRLIDPKESLPEDVKKMTGLTEDDILNYGVEEEKAIKDFFDFIDDYPIVGHNILNFDIPFIETRSNKKLKNRFSDTLIISKFLAPNLKSHSLRNALNQFGILSNEYHRAVDDAILTFKLWEILKERSRNIEKSFIKSYAEKMFKDDKLTLDAFYIFLEDL, encoded by the coding sequence ATGATTCTAATATTTTTTGATATTGAAACAACAGGTTTAAATCCAGAATATAATAAATTAATTGAAATTGGATGTATTAAAGTTAGTGATGGTATATTAAAGGAAACATTCTCTAGGTTGATTGATCCCAAAGAGTCACTTCCAGAAGATGTTAAAAAAATGACTGGTCTAACAGAAGATGATATTTTAAATTATGGAGTTGAAGAAGAAAAAGCAATAAAAGATTTTTTTGATTTTATTGATGATTATCCTATTGTTGGACACAATATATTAAATTTTGATATTCCTTTTATTGAAACAAGAAGTAATAAAAAACTAAAAAACCGCTTTTCAGATACATTAATAATTTCCAAATTTTTAGCACCTAACCTTAAATCACATTCTTTAAGAAATGCTTTAAATCAATTTGGAATTTTATCAAATGAATATCATAGAGCAGTAGATGATGCAATTTTAACTTTTAAATTGTGGGAAATTTTAAAAGAGAGAAGTAGAAACATAGAAAAAAGTTTTATAAAGAGTTATGCTGAAAAAATGTTTAAAGATGATAAATTGACCCTTGATGCATTTTATATTTTTTTAGAAGATTTATGA
- a CDS encoding replication-associated recombination protein A codes for MKKPLSIILRPKNFDEFIGHKDIIDDTFKEKIKSGFVPHLLIWGPPGSGKTTLAEIIKNESKLNFIRVSGAETGIKELRIIIENAKREKEFFQKETILFIDEIHRLDRKEQDFLLSFVENRDIVLIGATTENPYFTIVPPLLSRCFLIILEPFNDEEMNKILDRSLNFLGNIEIEDDAKRFLIEISKGDARFMINILENIKDEYKDEKVKINYENLKKFLITKKIKFDKKEEHYNLISALIKSIRGSDPDASLYYLMRLIEGGEDLRFITRRLIILASEDIGLSDPLALIIATSGAEAVERVGLPEAKLILSEIVLYLAKAPKDNRVLKAQEKVLEIIEKFGNLPVPLHLRNPVLKGLKELHWGEGYKYPHDHPNEKIDYLPEEIKDKKFFEEK; via the coding sequence ATGAAAAAGCCCCTTTCAATTATTTTAAGACCAAAAAATTTTGATGAATTTATTGGACATAAAGATATTATTGATGATACATTTAAAGAAAAAATTAAAAGTGGATTTGTTCCACATTTATTAATTTGGGGGCCTCCAGGTTCAGGTAAAACAACACTTGCAGAAATTATTAAAAATGAGAGTAAATTAAATTTTATAAGAGTTTCTGGTGCGGAAACTGGAATAAAGGAATTAAGAATTATAATTGAAAATGCAAAAAGAGAAAAGGAGTTTTTTCAAAAAGAAACAATTCTTTTTATAGATGAAATTCATAGATTAGATAGAAAAGAACAAGATTTTTTACTTTCATTTGTAGAAAATAGAGATATTGTTTTAATTGGAGCAACAACAGAAAATCCTTATTTTACTATAGTTCCACCTCTATTATCTAGGTGTTTTCTTATAATTTTAGAACCATTTAATGATGAAGAGATGAATAAAATTTTAGATAGATCCCTTAATTTTTTAGGAAATATTGAAATTGAAGATGATGCAAAAAGATTTCTTATTGAGATTTCAAAGGGTGATGCAAGATTTATGATTAATATTCTTGAAAATATAAAAGATGAATATAAGGATGAAAAAGTAAAAATAAATTATGAGAATCTTAAGAAATTTTTAATAACAAAAAAGATAAAATTTGATAAAAAGGAGGAACATTATAATTTAATATCAGCATTAATAAAATCAATTAGAGGAAGTGATCCAGATGCCTCACTATATTATCTTATGAGATTAATAGAAGGAGGTGAAGATTTAAGATTTATAACAAGAAGATTAATAATTTTAGCAAGTGAAGATATTGGTCTTTCTGACCCTTTAGCTTTAATTATTGCCACTTCTGGTGCAGAAGCAGTTGAAAGGGTAGGTCTTCCTGAAGCAAAACTAATTCTTTCAGAAATTGTACTTTACTTAGCAAAAGCACCAAAAGACAATAGAGTTTTAAAAGCACAAGAAAAGGTTTTAGAAATAATTGAGAAATTTGGAAATCTTCCAGTTCCACTTCATCTTAGAAACCCAGTTTTAAAAGGTTTAAAAGAACTCCACTGGGGAGA